One genomic segment of Leptospira sp. WS92.C1 includes these proteins:
- a CDS encoding histidine kinase dimerization/phosphoacceptor domain -containing protein translates to MEPKVKVNVLIVDDNPDNLWVMENILSKSELNLVKAQSGEEALRALLNPNDFALIFMDIRMPGLDGFEVASLIRQREFCAQIPIIFLTAYGNNESWMFKGYSLGAVDFLIKPIAPEILKSKVAVFVDLYKKNKILILQEELLRESHDQLEQRVEERTAELHKVNEELITEIGERQRAEVALKDSLREKEILLREIHHRVKNNLQIVSSILSLQGNYITDSKSFEMFEDAQSRIKSIALIHELLYQNKDLAQMDFREYLNSLVTNLLRTYRVNSKIDFEIDTEPIYLNLDTAIHCGLIVTELVTNSLKYGFKGREIGKIYISIKTFEEGFALTVQDDGVGFPEDIDYHQTDSLGLQLVNTLAEQIGANLTLDRSNGTKFMLTTLDWGRVKK, encoded by the coding sequence ATGGAGCCTAAAGTAAAAGTAAATGTTTTGATTGTAGACGACAATCCTGATAATCTATGGGTGATGGAGAATATTCTATCCAAATCGGAACTAAATCTTGTCAAAGCACAGTCCGGCGAAGAGGCCCTGCGAGCGCTTTTAAATCCGAACGATTTTGCTCTGATTTTTATGGATATTCGTATGCCGGGATTGGATGGGTTCGAAGTCGCTTCCTTGATTCGTCAGAGGGAGTTTTGCGCCCAAATTCCGATCATCTTTCTGACAGCATACGGAAATAATGAAAGTTGGATGTTTAAGGGGTATTCCTTGGGCGCCGTCGATTTTCTGATCAAACCGATCGCTCCTGAAATTCTAAAATCCAAAGTGGCTGTTTTTGTCGATCTATATAAGAAAAATAAAATATTAATTCTTCAGGAAGAATTGCTCAGAGAAAGTCACGATCAGTTGGAACAACGAGTGGAAGAACGAACGGCCGAATTACACAAGGTAAACGAGGAACTCATCACCGAGATCGGAGAACGTCAACGTGCAGAGGTCGCTTTAAAGGATTCTTTGCGGGAAAAGGAAATTTTGCTTCGTGAGATCCATCACAGGGTAAAAAACAATCTTCAGATCGTTTCCAGCATCCTAAGTCTGCAAGGAAATTATATTACGGACAGTAAGTCCTTTGAGATGTTCGAAGACGCTCAATCGAGAATTAAATCGATCGCGCTTATCCACGAACTGCTCTATCAGAATAAGGATTTGGCACAAATGGATTTTAGGGAATATCTGAATAGTCTTGTTACAAATCTTTTAAGAACGTATCGGGTAAATTCCAAGATCGATTTTGAAATCGATACGGAACCGATTTATCTAAACTTGGATACGGCGATCCATTGCGGTTTGATCGTAACCGAGTTAGTCACCAACTCTCTAAAATACGGATTTAAGGGCAGAGAAATAGGAAAAATATACATATCGATAAAAACATTTGAAGAAGGATTTGCTCTGACAGTTCAGGACGACGGTGTAGGTTTTCCGGAAGATATAGATTATCATCAAACGGATTCTTTGGGTTTACAATTGGTAAACACACTCGCTGAACAAATCGGAGCAAATCTGACGTTGGATCGAAGTAATGGAACTAAGTTCATGCTTACTACGCTGGACTGGGGGCGGGTAAAAAAATGA
- a CDS encoding HAMP domain-containing protein: MADTRTAEFTEKNSLDLKQILSVLSALKRGDLSHRMPLDSTGVAGKIADLINDIIDQNDRMVKEFERISNEVGQEGKISQRISAVAATGSWAACMDSVNSLIGNLVQPNTEVMRVIGAVAGGDLSQNMSLEIEGRPLKGEFLRTAKIVNTMVDQLNSFASEVTRVAREVGTEGKLGGQADVRGVAGTWKDLTDSVNSMASNLTGQVRNIADVTTAVARGDLSKKITVDVKGEILELKNTINTMVDQLNSFASEVTRVAKEVGTEGKLGGQADVRGVAGTWKDLTDSVNSMASNLTGQVRDIAEVTKAVATGDLSKKITVDVKGEILELKDTINTMVDQLNSFASEVTRVAKEVGTEGKLGGQADVRGVAGTWKDLTDSVNSMASNLTGQVRNIADVTTAVARGDLSKKITVDVKGEILELKNTINTMVDQLNSFASEVTRVAKEVGTEGILGGQADVRGVAGTWKDLTDSVNSMASNLTGQVRNIADVTTAVARGDLSKKITVDVKGEILELKNTINTMVDQLNSFASEVTRVAKEVGTEGILGGQADVRGVAGTWKDLTDSVNFMANNLTTQVRGIAKVVTSVANGDLKKKLYLEAKGEIAELSDTINDMIDTLGLFGDQVTTVAREVGIEGKLGGQASVPGAAGLWRDLTDNVNQLASNLTTQVRAIAEVATGVTKGDLSRTVMVKAAGEVAALSDNINEMIRNLRETTRINTEQDWLKTNLAKFTRLLQGQRNLVNVSKLILSELAPLVSAQHGAFFITETVENEPSLKLLVSYAYQERKYVSNRFRPGEGLVGQCFLEKERILLTHVPGDYIKIGSALGEAAPLNIVVLPVLFEGEVKAIIELASFSSFTPIHLNFVDQLTESIGIVLNTIAASMRTEELLIQSTTLTEELQGRQEELTKTNERLEDQAKSLQASEDLLKEQREELQEKNDELEEKAKLLARNNNEVERKNIEVEQARHSLEEKARQLALTSRYKSEFLANMSHELRTPLNNMLILSRLLYDNENQNLSTKQIEYARTIHSSGNDLLQLINDILDLSKIESGKMTVDLDAVSFGDLAEYLERSFRETARNKELKFQVDLNTELPIRMTTDLQRLQQILRNLLSNAFKFTEKGGVRLQIKPAQSGWNEEHKILNQAGSVIEFSVIDTGIGIPPEKQNLIFEAFRQADGSTSRKYGGTGLGLSISKEITRLLGGELKLISETGSGSTFSLYLPAEYIPTEESLMEEIPGETWVQPPILDDRGGTFIPNIFNEPSLQGALRAQRRMIDDDRSNLFGEVILIIEGEEALARRLLQLVQSNGFKGLVALDGKTGFSLLQGYSVHAILLDFHLSDMNGWFILNWLKREPKFRHVPVLILSEDNQWRRSLRMGAFGHITKPVDEAALQNEIDKIRKFIEGKPKQLLIAEGDEEQSKKLVELIGNGDVVTKIAGSSKEVLEALQSDTFDCMISCLRLPDGSVFELTKEINRLGLDQLPILIYSDTPMSQNDVLKIQHLKETNTIKEVENLAALVDETAVFLHRSNESISPVQRKMISESSHNDPILKERKVLIVDDDVRNIFALTSILEQHKMRIAFAENAQDGVNLLQTTSDIEIVIMDVMMPDMDGYEAMRKIRSIQKFSQLPIIAVTAKAMKGDREKCIEAGATDYITKPVDVDQLLSLLRVWLGR; this comes from the coding sequence ATGGCGGATACGAGAACAGCAGAGTTCACGGAAAAGAATTCCTTGGATTTAAAGCAGATCCTATCGGTATTGTCCGCACTCAAACGCGGCGATCTTTCCCACCGAATGCCTCTGGATTCGACAGGAGTTGCAGGCAAGATCGCAGACCTCATCAACGATATCATAGACCAAAACGATCGGATGGTAAAGGAATTCGAGCGTATTAGTAACGAAGTAGGTCAAGAAGGTAAAATTTCACAAAGAATCAGCGCGGTCGCGGCAACCGGATCTTGGGCCGCTTGCATGGACTCCGTCAATTCCTTGATCGGAAATTTAGTACAACCTAACACCGAAGTCATGCGTGTGATCGGCGCCGTCGCAGGTGGTGACCTTTCGCAAAACATGTCCTTGGAAATCGAAGGACGTCCCTTGAAAGGAGAATTCCTTCGAACAGCAAAAATCGTAAACACGATGGTGGATCAGTTAAACTCGTTCGCATCGGAAGTAACTCGGGTGGCACGAGAAGTAGGAACGGAAGGGAAACTCGGTGGTCAAGCGGACGTTCGTGGAGTTGCGGGAACTTGGAAGGACTTAACGGACAGTGTGAACTCGATGGCGTCGAACTTAACGGGTCAGGTTCGTAACATCGCGGATGTAACGACCGCAGTAGCGCGCGGTGACTTATCCAAAAAGATCACCGTGGATGTAAAGGGAGAGATCTTAGAATTAAAAAATACGATCAACACGATGGTGGATCAGTTAAACTCGTTCGCCTCGGAAGTAACTCGTGTTGCAAAGGAAGTAGGAACGGAAGGGAAACTCGGCGGTCAGGCGGACGTTCGTGGGGTTGCGGGAACTTGGAAGGACTTAACGGATTCCGTGAACTCGATGGCATCCAACCTCACCGGACAAGTGCGGGATATCGCCGAGGTCACCAAGGCGGTTGCGACCGGTGACTTGTCCAAAAAGATCACCGTGGATGTAAAGGGAGAGATCTTAGAGCTCAAGGATACGATCAACACGATGGTGGATCAGTTAAACTCGTTCGCATCGGAAGTAACTCGTGTTGCAAAGGAAGTAGGAACGGAAGGGAAACTCGGTGGTCAAGCGGACGTTCGTGGAGTTGCGGGAACTTGGAAGGACTTAACGGACAGTGTGAACTCGATGGCGTCGAACTTAACGGGTCAGGTTCGTAACATCGCGGACGTAACGACCGCGGTAGCGCGCGGTGACTTATCCAAAAAGATCACCGTGGATGTAAAGGGAGAGATCTTAGAATTAAAAAATACGATCAACACGATGGTGGATCAGTTAAACTCGTTCGCCTCGGAAGTAACTCGTGTTGCAAAGGAAGTGGGAACGGAAGGGATCCTCGGCGGTCAAGCGGATGTTCGTGGGGTTGCGGGAACTTGGAAGGACTTAACGGACAGTGTGAACTCGATGGCGTCGAACTTAACGGGTCAGGTTCGTAACATCGCGGACGTAACGACCGCGGTAGCGCGCGGTGACTTATCCAAAAAGATCACGGTGGATGTAAAGGGAGAGATCTTAGAATTAAAAAATACGATCAACACGATGGTGGATCAGTTAAACTCGTTCGCATCGGAAGTAACGCGTGTTGCAAAGGAAGTGGGAACGGAAGGGATCCTCGGCGGTCAAGCGGACGTTCGTGGGGTTGCGGGAACTTGGAAGGACTTAACGGATTCCGTGAACTTTATGGCGAACAACCTTACGACTCAGGTGCGGGGGATTGCAAAGGTCGTAACCTCGGTCGCAAACGGGGATTTGAAAAAGAAACTCTACTTGGAAGCAAAGGGAGAGATCGCCGAACTCTCGGATACGATCAACGATATGATCGATACCTTGGGACTCTTTGGGGATCAGGTAACCACAGTGGCGCGTGAGGTGGGAATCGAAGGAAAGCTGGGCGGGCAAGCGAGTGTGCCTGGAGCCGCCGGTTTGTGGCGGGATCTTACGGATAACGTGAACCAACTCGCGAGTAACCTGACCACGCAGGTGCGTGCGATCGCGGAAGTGGCAACGGGTGTGACCAAGGGGGATCTTTCCAGAACGGTAATGGTAAAGGCCGCGGGAGAGGTCGCAGCCCTTTCGGATAACATCAACGAGATGATTCGAAATCTTCGCGAAACGACCCGGATCAACACCGAACAAGACTGGCTTAAAACAAACCTCGCAAAATTCACCCGTTTACTACAAGGACAACGAAATCTAGTCAACGTGAGTAAACTCATTCTTTCCGAACTCGCTCCATTAGTCTCCGCTCAACACGGTGCATTTTTCATTACCGAAACGGTGGAAAACGAACCGTCTTTAAAACTTCTCGTAAGTTATGCGTATCAGGAACGCAAGTATGTGTCCAACCGGTTTCGTCCGGGAGAAGGGCTGGTAGGTCAGTGTTTTCTGGAAAAGGAAAGAATTTTGCTCACACATGTGCCGGGAGATTATATCAAGATCGGTTCCGCGCTTGGAGAGGCGGCCCCCTTAAACATAGTCGTATTACCTGTGTTATTCGAAGGCGAAGTCAAGGCTATCATCGAGCTGGCTTCGTTTTCCAGTTTTACCCCGATTCACTTAAACTTTGTGGATCAGCTTACGGAAAGTATCGGGATCGTACTCAATACGATCGCGGCCAGTATGCGGACGGAAGAACTTCTGATACAATCGACTACTTTGACCGAAGAGCTCCAAGGACGTCAGGAAGAGTTGACAAAGACAAACGAACGTCTGGAAGACCAAGCAAAATCTCTACAAGCTTCCGAAGACCTACTCAAGGAACAAAGGGAAGAGTTACAGGAGAAAAACGACGAGCTGGAAGAAAAGGCCAAATTACTCGCTCGAAACAATAACGAGGTAGAACGTAAAAATATAGAAGTGGAACAAGCCAGACATTCCCTAGAAGAAAAGGCGAGACAACTGGCTCTTACTTCCAGATACAAATCGGAATTTCTAGCAAATATGTCCCACGAGCTTCGGACGCCTCTCAACAACATGCTCATTCTATCCAGACTGTTGTATGATAACGAAAACCAAAATCTTTCGACTAAACAGATAGAATATGCGCGTACGATTCACAGTTCCGGAAACGATCTACTCCAGTTGATCAATGATATATTAGATCTTTCTAAAATAGAATCCGGAAAAATGACGGTCGATTTGGATGCGGTTTCCTTTGGGGATCTTGCGGAATATTTGGAACGGTCCTTCCGTGAAACCGCTCGAAACAAGGAACTCAAATTCCAAGTAGATCTAAATACCGAACTTCCGATTCGTATGACCACGGACCTGCAACGATTACAGCAGATTCTTCGAAACCTTCTTTCAAACGCTTTTAAATTTACCGAAAAAGGCGGAGTTCGTCTTCAGATCAAACCAGCGCAGAGCGGTTGGAATGAAGAACATAAGATTCTCAATCAAGCGGGATCGGTGATCGAATTTTCCGTGATCGATACCGGAATCGGAATTCCTCCGGAAAAACAAAATCTCATCTTCGAAGCCTTTCGCCAAGCGGATGGAAGTACGAGTAGAAAATACGGAGGCACTGGACTTGGTCTTTCGATCAGCAAAGAGATTACACGCTTGTTAGGCGGTGAACTAAAGCTGATCAGCGAAACGGGCTCGGGAAGCACATTCTCTCTTTATCTTCCTGCGGAATACATTCCTACGGAAGAATCTTTAATGGAAGAAATACCCGGTGAAACTTGGGTGCAACCTCCAATCCTCGACGATAGGGGGGGGACATTCATTCCGAATATATTCAACGAGCCTTCCTTACAAGGAGCTCTTCGAGCGCAACGTAGAATGATCGATGACGATCGTTCCAATCTTTTTGGAGAAGTGATTTTGATCATCGAAGGAGAGGAAGCATTGGCGCGGCGACTTTTGCAGCTTGTTCAATCCAACGGATTTAAGGGGCTTGTTGCTTTGGATGGAAAGACCGGATTTTCTCTTTTACAGGGATATTCCGTTCATGCCATTCTTCTCGATTTTCATTTAAGCGATATGAACGGATGGTTTATCCTAAATTGGTTGAAACGAGAACCTAAATTCAGACACGTTCCGGTTCTGATTCTTTCGGAAGACAATCAATGGAGAAGAAGTTTGAGAATGGGGGCTTTTGGTCATATCACAAAACCGGTGGATGAAGCGGCTCTTCAAAACGAAATCGACAAGATCAGAAAATTTATAGAGGGGAAACCGAAACAACTGTTGATTGCGGAAGGAGACGAAGAACAAAGCAAAAAATTGGTGGAGTTGATCGGAAACGGAGACGTGGTCACAAAAATAGCGGGTTCGTCAAAGGAAGTTTTGGAAGCGCTTCAAAGTGATACGTTTGACTGTATGATTTCTTGTCTTCGATTGCCGGACGGTTCCGTCTTCGAGCTGACAAAGGAGATCAATCGGTTGGGTTTGGATCAACTGCCGATTTTGATCTATTCTGATACTCCGATGAGTCAAAACGACGTTTTGAAGATTCAACATCTGAAAGAAACCAATACGATCAAGGAAGTGGAGAATCTTGCTGCGTTGGTGGATGAGACCGCGGTTTTTTTACACCGATCCAATGAAAGTATTTCTCCCGTTCAAAGAAAGATGATCTCTGAATCTTCTCACAACGATCCTATATTAAAAGAACGTAAAGTTCTTATAGTCGACGACGATGTGCGGAATATTTTCGCACTTACGAGCATTTTGGAACAGCACAAGATGAGGATTGCATTTGCAGAGAACGCACAAGATGGCGTCAATCTTTTGCAGACGACTTCGGATATCGAAATCGTCATTATGGATGTGATGATGCCGGATATGGACGGTTACGAGGCGATGCGAAAGATCCGTTCCATTCAAAAATTCTCCCAGCTCCCGATTATCGCCGTAACCGCCAAGGCGATGAAAGGGGACCGGGAAAAATGTATAGAAGCCGGTGCCACCGATTATATCACAAAACCGGTGGATGTAGACCAACTGCTTTCTTTGCTTAGAGTTTGGTTAGGCAGGTAA
- a CDS encoding response regulator gives MISTLLADDHALIREGLKKVLAKEIDIDVVYEAENAQQVLDFLAKKEAQIIILDINLPGMSGLDALKYIHKLSPDVRVLMLSMYPEDRFAVRALKSGAAGYLTKSSAAEELVSAIRKIVSGQRYISSVTTEMLLKELLQPADKLSHETLSEREFQIMLMLIKGKSVKEISQELVLSLNTINTYRARILNKMNLKSIQELIRYAYDQKLLE, from the coding sequence ATGATCTCGACTTTACTTGCGGATGACCATGCTCTGATTCGGGAAGGATTAAAAAAAGTTTTAGCAAAAGAGATCGATATCGACGTCGTGTATGAAGCAGAAAATGCCCAACAAGTTCTGGATTTTCTGGCCAAAAAGGAAGCTCAGATCATCATATTGGATATCAATCTTCCCGGAATGAGCGGACTCGACGCCCTCAAATACATTCATAAACTTTCGCCGGATGTGAGAGTTCTTATGTTGAGCATGTATCCCGAGGATCGTTTCGCCGTACGCGCGTTAAAATCCGGAGCAGCAGGTTATCTCACAAAAAGCAGCGCGGCCGAGGAGCTGGTTTCCGCAATCCGTAAGATTGTTTCAGGACAACGTTATATCAGTTCGGTGACGACGGAAATGCTATTGAAGGAACTTTTGCAACCCGCGGATAAACTTTCTCACGAAACCTTGTCAGAAAGGGAATTTCAAATTATGTTAATGTTGATCAAAGGAAAAAGTGTCAAAGAAATTTCTCAAGAATTGGTTTTAAGTTTGAATACGATCAACACATATCGCGCTCGTATTCTCAATAAGATGAATTTAAAATCCATTCAAGAGCTGATCCGTTATGCTTATGATCAAAAACTTTTAGAATGA
- a CDS encoding GAF domain-containing protein has protein sequence MINNATDDWIEEKGTHEELLKKISLLDLMQQVATAANETNDVESLLQFALDRVCAITGWKLGHVYLWSHQTDVLEIAPIWYLEEERALKEFRSSIENSFLGTGLPKRVLEERKPIWIENLQSGSNSDLEILASKANLDSVFAVPIWNRERIVGVMEFFFSLEIPDPSIVETLSHVGSQIGRVFERRDAENNLRKSREQLRALSARLQEVREEERILIAREIHDELGQILTVLKIDITLLKRNFPDSTFESVKFKNELNSMNQLVDTAIQSIQRIATELRPMILDDLGLLEGMEWFSEQFQKRTGILCTVTRNIGPVSPSKDSAVALFRIFQETLTNVARHSKASCVNIFLSEDGSFLTMKISDNGIGILEKELTDSKSLGLIGIRERAIVLGGEATIFGESGQGTVVNVRIPYHRVQSEDNV, from the coding sequence ATGATAAACAACGCAACGGATGATTGGATCGAAGAAAAGGGCACTCACGAAGAGTTACTAAAAAAAATCTCGCTTCTGGATCTGATGCAGCAGGTTGCAACCGCTGCAAACGAAACAAATGATGTGGAGTCTCTGTTGCAGTTTGCGTTGGATCGCGTTTGTGCGATCACCGGCTGGAAATTGGGTCATGTCTATTTATGGTCTCATCAAACGGATGTTTTGGAAATTGCGCCGATTTGGTATTTGGAAGAGGAAAGGGCGCTCAAAGAATTCAGATCGTCGATCGAAAATTCTTTTTTGGGAACGGGACTTCCGAAGAGGGTTTTGGAGGAAAGAAAACCGATTTGGATCGAAAATTTACAGAGCGGATCAAATTCCGATCTTGAGATTCTGGCTTCTAAAGCGAATTTAGATTCTGTATTTGCGGTTCCGATTTGGAATCGGGAACGAATCGTCGGAGTGATGGAATTCTTTTTTAGTTTGGAAATTCCGGACCCTTCGATTGTGGAAACTCTTTCTCACGTGGGTTCACAGATCGGCCGAGTATTTGAGCGAAGGGACGCCGAAAACAATCTGCGCAAATCTAGGGAACAACTACGTGCTTTGTCCGCCAGACTTCAAGAAGTGAGAGAAGAGGAACGAATTTTAATCGCCCGCGAAATTCATGACGAATTGGGGCAGATCCTGACGGTATTAAAGATCGATATCACTTTATTAAAACGTAATTTTCCAGATTCTACTTTCGAATCCGTAAAATTTAAGAATGAACTGAATTCTATGAATCAGTTAGTCGACACTGCAATTCAATCCATTCAGAGAATCGCAACCGAACTGCGGCCTATGATTTTGGATGATTTAGGTCTTTTAGAAGGAATGGAATGGTTTAGCGAACAATTTCAAAAACGCACCGGAATTTTATGCACGGTCACCAGAAATATCGGTCCTGTTTCCCCCAGCAAAGACAGTGCGGTCGCGTTGTTTCGAATCTTTCAAGAAACCCTTACCAACGTTGCGCGTCATTCAAAGGCTTCTTGTGTGAATATTTTTCTTTCGGAAGACGGATCCTTTCTAACCATGAAGATTTCCGATAACGGAATCGGCATTTTGGAAAAGGAGCTCACGGACTCAAAATCTCTCGGTCTGATCGGAATTCGGGAACGTGCGATCGTTTTAGGCGGAGAGGCCACGATTTTCGGAGAATCGGGACAAGGCACAGTTGTGAATGTTAGAATTCCTTATCACAGGGTTCAATCGGAGGACAATGTATGA
- a CDS encoding nuclear transport factor 2 family protein: MNLEDAEDFCNRWLPAWSGNNPDRLIRFYSEYSFYRDPTVRNGLKGQKQILSYFKKLLKNNPNWVWTQEEIIPNEKGFVLKWKAMIPVHQIEIIEFGMDIVQIEQNQITRNEVYFDTRNLIEAIRNQ; encoded by the coding sequence ATGAATTTAGAAGACGCCGAAGATTTTTGCAATCGATGGTTACCGGCTTGGTCCGGAAACAATCCGGATCGGTTGATTCGATTTTATTCGGAATACTCATTTTATCGGGATCCAACTGTGAGAAACGGACTCAAAGGACAAAAACAGATTCTCTCTTATTTTAAAAAGTTATTAAAAAACAATCCGAACTGGGTATGGACTCAGGAAGAAATCATTCCCAATGAAAAAGGATTTGTATTAAAATGGAAGGCAATGATCCCGGTCCATCAAATCGAAATCATAGAATTCGGAATGGATATCGTCCAAATCGAACAAAACCAAATCACAAGAAACGAAGTTTATTTCGATACGCGCAATTTGATCGAAGCGATCAGAAATCAATAG
- a CDS encoding ArsR/SmtB family transcription factor — protein MSDSTTLSARLDITFAALADPTRRAILARLATGEASVMDLAKPFAMSQPAISKHLKVLEQAGLISRGKAAQKRPRRILTEPLAEACGWLENYRKFWEENFQELDVLLEELKGNPSKTKSNIV, from the coding sequence ATGTCTGATTCAACTACACTTTCCGCCCGACTTGACATCACATTCGCGGCGCTTGCCGACCCTACTCGACGGGCGATTCTTGCAAGATTAGCGACAGGAGAAGCTTCTGTGATGGATTTAGCCAAACCGTTTGCGATGAGTCAGCCCGCGATTTCCAAACATCTCAAAGTTTTGGAACAGGCCGGATTGATTTCAAGAGGCAAAGCAGCGCAAAAACGACCTCGACGAATCTTAACCGAGCCTTTGGCGGAAGCTTGCGGATGGCTGGAGAATTATCGTAAATTCTGGGAGGAAAACTTTCAAGAGTTAGACGTTCTTCTCGAAGAGTTAAAAGGCAATCCGTCGAAAACAAAATCGAATATCGTATAA
- a CDS encoding SRPBCC family protein: protein MYPGNLTITAKGEREIIMSREFNAGRSLVYDAFTKPELLKRWLLGPDGWSLDVCEIDLKVGGKFRYVWHHKDGRSMGMGGEYRELQTPEKIVNTELFDEAWYSGESIITTVFSETNGKTLVVATMLYDSLEARDSVVHSPMEKGMNTSYGRLDRLLESTPVSGGFK, encoded by the coding sequence ATGTATCCAGGAAATTTGACAATCACAGCCAAAGGCGAACGGGAAATCATCATGTCGCGCGAATTCAACGCGGGCAGGTCTTTAGTTTACGACGCATTTACCAAACCGGAATTACTCAAACGCTGGCTTCTTGGTCCGGACGGCTGGAGTCTTGACGTCTGCGAAATCGATCTCAAGGTGGGTGGTAAATTTCGTTATGTATGGCATCACAAGGATGGAAGATCCATGGGAATGGGTGGTGAATATCGCGAACTGCAAACCCCCGAAAAAATCGTAAATACGGAATTATTCGACGAAGCATGGTATTCCGGAGAGTCGATCATCACGACCGTATTTTCGGAAACAAACGGAAAGACGCTGGTAGTAGCCACCATGCTCTACGATTCTCTCGAGGCACGCGATAGCGTCGTTCATTCTCCGATGGAAAAAGGTATGAATACGAGCTACGGCAGATTGGACAGGTTGCTCGAATCGACCCCAGTTTCCGGAGGGTTCAAATGA
- a CDS encoding VOC family protein, which yields MKKIAPFLRFDGKLEKAMNFYTYVFKNSTIQNDIRNVNTASNATFQLDGRPMFTFNPTILRMDKIKTLQQVYEN from the coding sequence ATGAAAAAGATCGCACCATTTTTGCGGTTTGACGGAAAACTTGAGAAAGCGATGAATTTTTATACGTATGTTTTTAAGAATTCGACAATACAAAACGATATCCGCAACGTCAACACGGCGTCTAACGCGACATTTCAACTCGACGGCCGTCCGATGTTTACATTCAATCCGACGATACTTCGGATGGATAAGATCAAAACTTTACAACAAGTCTATGAAAATTGA
- a CDS encoding DNA alkylation repair protein: MSNPQSKKNVKRGKTNPHPSQKKKSGSPADLSAERFVKQLKTYRSAEELKKYHRYFQFDEKPSDKGDTFIGVRMGKVFDLAKEFIDMNPHEIEKLLESPVHEIRAGGCSIMGKQATHKTTSERRRRELYDLYLRRHDRINNWDLVDLASYKVIGSYLFNFKKPRKILYKLARSKDTWERRTSIVSTFSFIAKGEVDDTFRIAEILLKDDQDLVHKATGWALREAGKKDPQRLSNFLDKHVSKMPRTLLRYAIERLSPKQKTHYMSKEFKKGNPPK; the protein is encoded by the coding sequence ATGTCAAACCCTCAATCAAAAAAAAACGTAAAACGCGGCAAAACCAATCCTCACCCTTCTCAGAAAAAAAAATCGGGAAGCCCGGCCGATCTCAGCGCGGAAAGGTTCGTTAAACAATTAAAAACATACCGATCCGCGGAAGAACTCAAAAAGTATCATCGTTATTTTCAGTTCGATGAAAAACCTTCGGACAAAGGTGATACGTTTATCGGGGTTCGTATGGGAAAAGTTTTTGACCTTGCAAAAGAATTTATCGATATGAATCCTCACGAAATCGAAAAACTGCTCGAAAGCCCCGTCCATGAAATACGAGCAGGCGGCTGTAGCATCATGGGCAAACAAGCCACCCACAAAACGACTTCGGAGAGACGGAGAAGAGAGTTATACGACCTTTATTTGAGACGCCACGATCGAATCAACAACTGGGATTTGGTCGATCTCGCATCTTACAAGGTAATAGGCAGTTATTTATTCAATTTCAAAAAACCGAGAAAAATTTTGTACAAACTGGCGCGTTCTAAGGATACTTGGGAACGACGCACATCGATTGTAAGTACATTCTCGTTTATCGCCAAAGGCGAAGTAGACGACACTTTCAGAATCGCGGAAATTCTACTCAAAGACGATCAAGATCTCGTCCACAAAGCGACAGGATGGGCGCTCCGTGAAGCGGGTAAAAAAGATCCGCAAAGGTTATCGAATTTTCTGGATAAACACGTTTCTAAAATGCCACGCACTCTTTTACGTTATGCGATCGAGCGACTTTCCCCAAAACAAAAAACTCATTATATGAGTAAGGAATTTAAAAAAGGAAATCCGCCCAAGTAA